From one Pontibacillus sp. HMF3514 genomic stretch:
- a CDS encoding amidase yields MKLLGLFTFLLFGHFSTSDAVMADETKWNQATWLWHTSNIVEAPDEVLQFLNQKDVDSVYLQINRDIDPTSYMSFIKEATNDGISVYALDGSKKWISNREGFDLFLNWVEKYQNFAADEEKFSGIHLDVEPYLHEMWDTDYQNAILQYQNILSEAAQKAKQWDMLFAADIPFWYDTKYFDNETYGKGLLHKWVIDTSDEIGIMAYRNFAEGSNGIVEISNNEIQYAKEVGKKVTIGVETKEITSYDHISFYGLGEEKMNEEVTKVYDQFGSIDSFNGFAIHSYKYWKALGE; encoded by the coding sequence TTGAAATTATTAGGATTATTTACTTTTCTTCTATTTGGACATTTTTCAACTAGCGATGCCGTTATGGCAGATGAAACAAAGTGGAACCAGGCAACATGGTTATGGCACACATCAAACATTGTGGAGGCTCCAGATGAAGTCCTTCAATTTCTTAATCAAAAAGATGTAGATAGCGTTTATCTACAAATCAACCGTGACATTGATCCTACTTCATACATGTCTTTTATTAAAGAGGCAACGAATGATGGAATTTCTGTCTATGCTTTAGATGGATCAAAAAAATGGATTTCGAATCGTGAAGGTTTTGATCTTTTCTTAAATTGGGTGGAGAAGTATCAAAACTTTGCTGCAGATGAGGAGAAGTTTTCCGGAATCCATTTAGATGTAGAGCCCTACTTGCATGAAATGTGGGATACGGACTATCAGAACGCAATACTACAGTATCAAAACATCCTATCAGAAGCTGCTCAAAAAGCTAAACAATGGGACATGCTTTTTGCAGCAGACATTCCATTCTGGTATGACACGAAATATTTTGATAACGAAACATATGGTAAAGGACTTTTGCATAAATGGGTCATTGATACTTCAGACGAAATAGGAATTATGGCATACCGTAATTTCGCTGAGGGGAGTAACGGGATCGTTGAAATCTCCAATAACGAAATCCAATATGCAAAAGAAGTCGGGAAAAAAGTAACTATAGGTGTAGAAACAAAAGAAATTACAAGCTATGATCACATTTCGTTTTATGGCCTGGGTGAAGAAAAAATGAACGAAGAAGTAACGAAGGTTTATGATCAGTTTGGAAGTATAGATAGTTTTAATGGATTTGCTATTCATAGCTATAAATATTGGAAAGCGTTAGGGGAATAA
- a CDS encoding polyprenyl synthetase family protein — protein MSNQDEKIARFMLSAVESNFSVNDLKQRTSKFIEYKKKEGFSFASLTKLHYEMFGGKEHSSIFQACAAVEIMVLALDIFDDLQDQDALDKPWCQTQQTISMNIATGLLILSMQMLSNTTFDESRKRDAIQYMNQQVLKAVQGQHQDLQQQIKTEDDYLQMVHNKSGSLMACACIVGVSLVTPDKHEQVLEYATNFGIAAQIQNDIQDVIRGDTKNDLLYKKHTLPTLKLLEENNEYAEWARSYYNGLVDKSYMYENKRELLDWIRNSSSIMYVQVLKRVYQRKTIQHIEEIDTNSKMRHKLMQLIEQI, from the coding sequence ATGTCTAATCAAGATGAAAAAATCGCTCGGTTCATGCTTTCAGCCGTTGAAAGCAATTTTAGTGTGAACGATTTGAAGCAGCGCACCTCTAAATTTATTGAATATAAGAAAAAGGAAGGTTTCTCCTTCGCTTCTCTCACGAAACTTCATTACGAGATGTTTGGTGGTAAAGAACACTCAAGCATCTTTCAAGCTTGTGCTGCTGTTGAAATCATGGTCTTGGCTCTGGATATTTTTGATGACTTACAAGATCAAGATGCATTGGACAAACCATGGTGTCAAACTCAGCAAACCATCTCGATGAATATTGCTACAGGGCTTCTGATTTTAAGCATGCAGATGCTTTCAAACACGACCTTTGACGAAAGTCGAAAACGAGACGCTATCCAATATATGAACCAGCAAGTTTTAAAAGCTGTACAAGGGCAACATCAAGACTTACAGCAACAAATAAAGACTGAAGATGATTATCTCCAAATGGTTCATAACAAGTCTGGTTCACTTATGGCTTGTGCATGCATTGTAGGGGTATCCTTAGTAACACCTGATAAACATGAACAAGTTTTAGAATATGCCACGAACTTTGGTATTGCGGCTCAGATTCAGAACGACATTCAAGATGTCATAAGAGGAGATACAAAAAACGATCTACTCTACAAAAAACATACACTTCCTACCCTGAAACTTTTGGAAGAAAATAACGAGTATGCAGAATGGGCTCGAAGTTACTATAATGGTCTCGTCGATAAATCATATATGTATGAAAATAAGAGAGAGTTACTTGATTGGATCAGGAACTCATCATCGATTATGTACGTTCAAGTTTTAAAACGGGTGTATCAACGAAAAACCATTCAACATATAGAAGAAATTGATACCAATTCAAAAATGAGACATAAACTTATGCAATTAATCGAACAAATATAG
- the comX gene encoding competence pheromone ComX produces MLQTVVEKLVESPDLLKQVREGNASLAGISETEKAAILDVFEENSQENTVLGICYWK; encoded by the coding sequence ATGTTACAAACCGTTGTTGAAAAACTAGTTGAAAGTCCAGATCTTTTGAAACAAGTCCGCGAAGGAAATGCTAGCTTGGCCGGCATATCAGAAACTGAAAAGGCTGCTATCCTTGATGTATTTGAGGAAAATAGCCAAGAGAATACTGTACTTGGAATCTGCTATTGGAAATAG